The DNA segment TCGGCACGGCGACGTTCGTGTCGCAAGAGCCCGGTGCGAACGCCAACCCGAGCCGCTCCTACCACGGCGTGCGGACGACGGGCGCTGTGCCGGACGAGGAACCGCAGAGCACGCCGACGGGCCACGCGGCTCTGCCCCCGAGGTTCCAGATCGTGGACGTCGGCCGGAACGCACAGGAACCGACGATCGGCGTCGATCCCACCGGGACCGCCTTCTACGCAGCCGTGGCCGTCGACGGTGTCACCACCCCCGCCCCGGGCCAGACCCGCACCCGGCTGCTCCGCTCGACCGACGACGGGCTCGTGTGGCAGGACATCTCGCCGGCGCTCGCCCCGGACGTCGCTGCGCACCAGTTCACGTTCGACCCCTTCGTGTACGTGGAGGACCAGAGCGGCCGCGTCTTCCTCGTCGACCTGACCATGATCGGGTCCCAGGTGTCGTTCTCGGATGACGGGGGTGAGACCTTCGAGACGGTCCACATCGACGCAGTGACCGGGATCGACGACCGCCCATCGTTGACGTCCGGTCCCGTCCCAGAGGGGGTCCCTCGGCCGACGCTGGATCCAGCCTTCCCCGAGATCGTCTATTACTGCGTGAACCACATCACGCACACTGGCTGCTTCCACAGTCTGGACGGGGGCCGGACGTTCCTGCCGACCGGGGAGCCGCCCTTCGCTGGTGTCAACACGGCCACCGGCGCCTTGTGCAGCGCGTTTACCGGCGACGTGCAGACCGATGTCGACGGGCGGGTCCTGCTACCACGGATCACGTGCGTCGAGTTGGCGGACGAACCAGGAACGGTCGAGCTCGAGGTGCCGGAGATCGCGGTCTCGGAGGACGCGGGGGCGACGTGGACGCGGTCCGTCGTGAGCGAGACCGTCCTGAGCGGTTCAGCATTCTCGCAGGTGGCGGCCGACGCGGACGGCAACCTCTTCTACGTCTGGATCGACGCGCGGCATCGACTCCCGTACCTGGCGACCTCGACCGATCACGGCGTGACGTGGAGCGATCCGCTCATGTTCGGGCCACCCGGGCTCCGCGAGGCCGCCCTGCCGACGATCGTGGCCGGCGACCGGGGACGTATCGCGGTGACGTTCATCGGCTCTCGCGTCTCCGACGAGACGGACTTCACCCGCCCCTGGGACTCCTACGTGGTGATGTCCACGAACGCTCTGGACGAGGATCCGCTGTTCGTCTCGACGATGACCAACCCGCGCGGTGACCCCGTCTACCGGGGTGAGTGCTCCGAGCCCTGCGCCGGGTTCGCCGACTTCCTCGACATCCAGCTCTCGCCCCTGGACGGATCCGTGTGGGTCACCGCGGTGGACGCGTGTACCCGCATCGAGGCCTGTACCACGGACGGCGCCCCCGGCGTGGTGCATCTGACCGGCGAGGACGGCGCGGTCCTCGACAGTCGCGGGATCGCCATCCGCCAGGTCGCGGGACCCGCCCTGGCTGCTGGCCCGTAGCAGCGGGTCGAGGGGTTCTGGACGAACGCCAATCCTCGCGCCCACCGTCGTTCGTTAACGTGCGACACCGTCGGCGTGTGTTGTCAGCGCGGCATGCCGAAGGGTGGCTCGCGTCGGCTGGCTGAACATGTAGGGGCAGATGGGTGCCGTTCCGGGGAGCTAGCTTAAGCTCAGGACGGACGGCCTTGCACAGCGGCCGTGTGACGGGGACGATCGGCGCAGGATGGCGGACGCAGCGGCCGGATCATTCCACGGGACACCTCTTCTCGAACGGGAAGGCGAGATGGTCCTGCTGACCGATCTCGTCGAGGGGGCGCGCGGGGGCACCGGACAGCTCTGTGTCATCCAGGGCCCGATGGGGATAGGGAAGACGCGGCTACTGGGCGCGGTCCGATCGGCCGCGGAGGGGCGAGACCTGAGGGTGCTTTCTGCCCGTGCTGGAACTCTCGAGCGTGACTTCCCCTATAACGTCGTCCTGCAGCTGTTCGAGCCGGAGCTGCGCAGGATCGGACCTCGCGCACGCGAGTCCCTGTTCAAGGGAGCGGCGGGACAGGCGGCTCCGATCCTTTCGCCCGATGGGCGGGCCATCAGGGCGGAGTCGGCGCCCGCCGATCTTCCCTTCAGCATCATCCATGGCCTGTACTGGCTCACTTCGAACCTGGCGGAGCGCACTCCCTTGCTCATCGCCGTCGACGACGCTCACTGGACGGATGAGCCATCCCTCCGATTCCTGGAGTACCTGGCTCATCGCGTGGGCGATCTGTCCGTGCTGCTCGTGCTCGCTTTTCGCACGGACGAACCCAACACGGATAGCGAGCTGGCGATGACGCTCACGAGCGATCCCCGGGCAGCTCGCCTGCACCCGGCCCCACTGAGCGAAGCGGCAACAACGGCGTTGGTTCGTGAGCTACTTGCGTCGGACGCGGCGGCGGAGTTCTGCCGCGCGTGCCACGCCGCGACTGGAGGGAATCCCTTCTTCCTTCACGAGCTGATCAGGACCCTCAGGTCTGAGCGCGTCCCGGCAACGGCCTCGACGGCCTCGCGAGTGGCGCACGTCGCCCCCGAGGGCATCGCCCAGAGCATGCGCCTGCGGTTGGAGCAGCTCGGTGTCGCCGCCCTCCGTCTGGCGCGCGCCGTCGCCGTCCTCGGGATCGACGCCGAACTGCGGCATGCCGCGGCGCTCGCCGGCCTGGACAATGCATCCGCTTCCGAAGGCGCCGACGCGCTGTTCTCAGCTGAGATCTTCAGAACAGCCAGGCCGCTGGAGTTCGTCCATCCCGTCGTCGAGGAGGCGGTGTATCAGGGCATATCACCGAGCCAACGCGCCGATGCTCACGCGCGCGCCGCCGCCCTCCTTCACGAGGCGAGCGCGGAT comes from the Actinomycetota bacterium genome and includes:
- a CDS encoding glycoside hydrolase, with product MIAVREGVPNGLGGEPMSSSRRDPRTHARRAFGALILVILTIGPPGRAVTAGPADPGAGTIGPDNPEVTWDGQHFAAMRTFFGPDLCSPERDPDNVLCDHFTLTVDVEPSYWEAHEGGARVSVEWEQPSNRFHLHVFRDGEVVASSVTVTTRMNEVVIPRASGTYEVRVTPEVARGAGYVGTATFVSQEPGANANPSRSYHGVRTTGAVPDEEPQSTPTGHAALPPRFQIVDVGRNAQEPTIGVDPTGTAFYAAVAVDGVTTPAPGQTRTRLLRSTDDGLVWQDISPALAPDVAAHQFTFDPFVYVEDQSGRVFLVDLTMIGSQVSFSDDGGETFETVHIDAVTGIDDRPSLTSGPVPEGVPRPTLDPAFPEIVYYCVNHITHTGCFHSLDGGRTFLPTGEPPFAGVNTATGALCSAFTGDVQTDVDGRVLLPRITCVELADEPGTVELEVPEIAVSEDAGATWTRSVVSETVLSGSAFSQVAADADGNLFYVWIDARHRLPYLATSTDHGVTWSDPLMFGPPGLREAALPTIVAGDRGRIAVTFIGSRVSDETDFTRPWDSYVVMSTNALDEDPLFVSTMTNPRGDPVYRGECSEPCAGFADFLDIQLSPLDGSVWVTAVDACTRIEACTTDGAPGVVHLTGEDGAVLDSRGIAIRQVAGPALAAGP